The Megachile rotundata isolate GNS110a chromosome 11, iyMegRotu1, whole genome shotgun sequence genome includes a region encoding these proteins:
- the eag gene encoding potassium voltage-gated channel protein ether a go-go isoform X5, with protein sequence MPGGRRGLVAPQNTFLENIIRRSSSQPDSSFLLANAQIVDFPIVYCNESFCKISGYNRAEVMQKSCRCGFMYGELTDKETIARIEECLEGQIHDQFEILLYKKNKTPLWLLLQIAPIKNERDLVVLFLLTFRDITALKQPIDTDDSKGGLSKFAKLARSVTRSRSVLVSQFSSHLPALKDSALPTTTKQSHLAHMMSLSGDVMPQYRQEAPKTPPHILLHYCAFKAIWDWIILCLTFYTAIMVPYNVAFKNKTSEDVSLLVVDSIVDVIFFIDIVLNFHTTFVGPGGEVVSDPKVIRMNYLKSWFIIDLLSCLPYDVFNAFDHDEDGIGSLFSALKVVRLLRLGRVVRKLDRYLEYGAAMLILLLCFYMLVAHWLACVWYVTLRYSIGRSDADNGVQYSWLWKLANVTQSPYSYLWTNTSTAPELVAGPSRRTMYVTALYFTMTCMTSVGFGNVAAETDNEKIFTICMMIIAALLYATIFGHVTTIIQQMTSATAKYHDMLNNVREFMKLHEVPKALSERVMDYVVSTWAMTKGLDTDKVLNYCPKDMKADICVHLNRKVFNEHPAFRLASDGCLRALAMHFTMSHSAPGDLLYHTGESIDSLCFIVTGSLEVIQDDEVVAILGKGDVFGDSFWTNPSVGQSAANVRALTYCDLHTIKRDRLLEVLDFYQAFANSFARNLVLTYNLSHRLIFRKVADVRREKELAERRKNEPQLDQAQDHLVRKIFSRFKTDGDAQIGATRAANGRSQQDSDEELTVNVLPPWPSFRFRRERHTADVEKGDSKDGKDGKEGESSHTRKLSAAEETTAVKTRPGKWGRLLGSSSLDSGSEAGTGVDTFKRSLSARDARPGSSAGGNKVFPKFGKLSGTIEETADSESGKDAQQQQQQQQQQQQTVADSKQLQLRRLESYDDGLITSQPSHDREILAAVLEVKVDLKLEVQRVNQRLAKIEDMMQTLMSRLPVCNSQQQKSSNSGGGGSNQSGQGSSGSQQGSQATQTPEQKVSLATTSTSTTCTESYREQGTTTERTSKSQEHHHHHHHHHQSQQQSDRLKESDYKSSPRDVSKELLERLAQASTSRGDDSTPLGPLILRKRRSKSRNKGAAPLAPLATQPISPSEATETTQMLECTDDREQSTATTDRSDRPDRKRPPPRTREYL encoded by the exons CTGACAGCAGTTTTCTCCTGGCGAACGCTCAGATCGTCGACTTCCCTATTGTCTATTGCAACGAAAGCTTTTGCAAAATCTCTGGCTATAATCGTGCCGAG GTTATGCAAAAGTCCTGCCGCTGCGGATTCATGTACGGGGAGTTGACGGACAAAGAGACGATCGCCAGGATCGAGGAATGCCTCGAGGGCCAGATTCACGATCAATTCGAGATCCTGCTGTACAAGAAGAACA AAACACCGCTATGGCTGCTTCTGCAAATAGCGCCAATAAAAAACGAACGGGACCTGGTGGTCCTGTTCCTGTTGACCTTCCGGGACATCACTGCCCTGAAGCAGCCAATCGACACGGACGACAGCAAAGGTGGCCTCTCGAAGTTCGCCAAACTAGCCAGATCGGTCACCAGGTCCAGATCCGTTCTTGTCTCACAGTTCAGCTCACATCTGCCCGCCCTGAAGGACTCCGCGTTACCAACCACCACCAAACAATCGCACTTAGCTCAT ATGATGTCGTTAAGCGGCGACGTGATGCCGCAGTACAGACAGGAGGCGCCGAAGACTCCGCCACACATTTTGTTACATTACTGCGCGTTCAAGGCAATCTGGGACTGGATCATTTTGTGTTTGACCTTTTACACGGCCATCATGGTGCCCTACAACGTTGCGTTCAAAAACAAGACCAGCGAGGATGTGTCCCTGTTGGTCGTCGACAGCATCGTCGACGTCATATTCTTCATCGACATTGTCCTCAACTTTCATACGACGTTCGTTGGTCCGGGTGGCGAGGTGGTGTCTGACCCAAAG GTGATCAGAATGAACTACCTGAAATCATGGTTCATCATCGACCTCCTAAGTTGCCTTCCATACGACGTGTTCAACGCGTTCGACCACGACGAGGACGGCATAGGTAGTTTGTTCTCGGCGTTGAAGGTGGTGCGTCTGCTTCGTCTGGGTCGGGTAGTTCGCAAACTAGACCGGTATCTGGAGTATGGAGCCGCGATGCTCATTCTTCTGCTCTGTTTCTACATGTTGGTTGCTCACTGGCTGGCCTGTGTCTGGTACGTCACTTTAAG GTACTCGATAGGAAGGTCGGACGCCGACAACGGGGTTCAATATTCATGGCTGTGGAAGCTGGCGAACGTCACACAGTCACCCTACAGCTATTTGTGGACTAATACCAGTACTGCGCCGGAGTTGGTCGCAGGACCGTCCAGGAGGACTATGTACGTCACCGCCTTGTACTTCACGATGACCTGCATGACCTCCGTTGGCTTCGGCAACGTCGCCGCGGAAACCGACAACGAGAAAATATTCACCATCTGCATGATGATCATCGCTG CTCTACTGTACGCCACGATCTTCGGTCACGTCACCACAATAATTCAGCAAATGACATCCGCCACCGCCAAGTATCACGACATGCTGAACAACGTGAGAGAATTCATGAAGTTGCACGAGGTGCCGAAAGCCCTAAGCGAGCGAGTGATGGACTACGTGGTGAGCACCTGGGCGATGACCAAGGGCCTAGACACCGACAAGGTACTCAATTACTGCCCGAAAGACATGAAAGCGGACATCTGTGTTCACTTAAACAGGAAAGTCTTCAACGAACACCCAGCGTTCAG GTTGGCCTCCGACGGTTGCCTGCGGGCACTGGCGATGCACTTTACAATGTCGCACAGTGCGCCCGGCGATTTGCTTTATCATACAGGCGAGTCGATCGACTCGTTGTGCTTCATCGTGACTGGGAGTCTCGAGGTGATACAAGACGACGAGGTTGTGGCTATCCTTGGCAAGGGAGACGTGTTCGGAGACAGCTTCTGGACGAATCCGTCCGTGGGACAAAGCGCGGCCAACGTGCGAGCTCTGACCTACTGCGACCTTCACACTATCAAGAGGGACCGACTGTTGGAAGTGTTGGATTTTTATCAAGCTTTCGCAAACTCCTTCGCCAGGAACCTCGTTTTGACCTACAACCTGAGTCACCGG cTGATATTTCGAAAAGTGGCCGACGTTCGCCGGGAGAAAGAGTTGGCCGAGAGAAGGAAAAACGAGCCTCAATTGGATCAAGCACAGGATCATCTGGTGCGAAAAATCTTCTCGAG GTTCAAGACCGACGGGGATGCCCAGATTGGCGCGACTAGGGCCGCGAACGGACGATCCCAACAGGATTCCGACGAGGAGCTCACCGTGAACGTCCTGCCGCCCTGGCCCAGTTTTAG GTTCCGCAGGGAGAGGCACACCGCCGACGTGGAGAAAGGGGACAGCAAAGACGGGAAGGACGGCAAAGAGGGAGAATCGTCGCACACTAGAAAACTCTCCGCAGCGGAGGAGACCACTGCCGTGAAAACGCGACCTGGAAAATGGGGACGACTGCTAG GGAGCTCGAGTCTGGACTCCGGAAGCGAAGCAGGGACCGGTGTGGACACCTTCAAGCGTTCGCTCAGCGCCAGGGACGCCCGTCCCGGTTCGAGCGCCGGTGGTAACAAGGTGTTCCCAAAGTTCGGCAAGCTCAGCGGCACCATCGAGGAGACAGCGGACTCAGAAAGCGGTAAAGACgctcagcagcagcagcagcaacagcaacagcagcagcagacCGTGGCAGACTCGAAACAGCTGCAGCTCCGTCGTCTGGAGAGCTACGACGACGGTCTGATCACCTCGCAGCCCAGCCACGACCGCGAGATCCTCGCCGCGGTGCTGGAGGTGAAGGTCGATCTAAAGCTGGAGGTGCAACGGGTGAACCAGCGGCTGGCCAAGATCGAGGACATGATGCAGACGCTAATGAGTCGGCTGCCGGTGTGCAACTCGCAGCAGCAGAAGAGTTCGAACAGCGGAGGCGGTGGCTCGAACCAGTCCGGTCAGGGTTCGTCCGGTTCTCAGCAGGGATCTCAGGCTACGCAGACGCCGGAGCAGAAGGTGTCGCTTGCGACCACGTCCACCTCGACCACGTGCACGGAGAGCTATAGGGAGCAGGGCACGACCACCGAGCGAACCTCCAAGTCTCAGGAACACCATCATcatcaccatcatcatcatcagtCGCAGCAACAGTCGGACAGGCTGAAGGAGTCGGATTACAAGAGCTCACCCAGAGACGTGAGCAAGGAGCTTCTAGAGAGGCTCGCGCAAGCTTCGACCTCCAGAGGGGACGACTCCACTCCGCTTGGACCCCTGATCCTCAGGAAACGCAGGAGCAAGTCGCGGAACAAGGGCGCAGCGCCGCTGGCGCCCCTCGCCACCCAGCCTATCAGCCCGTCCGAAGCGACAGAAACCACGCAGATGCTCGAGTGCACCGACGACAGGGAACAGAGCACCGCCACGACGGACAGGAGCGACAGGCCCGACAGGAAGAGGCCTCCGCCCAGGACCAGGGAGTACTTGTGA
- the eag gene encoding potassium voltage-gated channel protein ether a go-go isoform X6, translating into MPGGRRGLVAPQNTFLENIIRRSSSQPDSSFLLANAQIVDFPIVYCNESFCKISGYNRAEVMQKSCRCGFMYGELTDKETIARIEECLEGQIHDQFEILLYKKNKTPLWLLLQIAPIKNERDLVVLFLLTFRDITALKQPIDTDDSKGGLSKFAKLARSVTRSRSVLVSQFSSHLPALKDSALPTTTKQSHLAHMMSLSGDVMPQYRQEAPKTPPHILLHYCAFKAIWDWIILCLTFYTAIMVPYNVAFKNKTSEDVSLLVVDSIVDVIFFIDIVLNFHTTFVGPGGEVVSDPKVIRMNYLKSWFIIDLLSCLPYDVFNAFDHDEDGIGSLFSALKVVRLLRLGRVVRKLDRYLEYGAAMLILLLCFYMLVAHWLACVWYSIGRSDADNGVQYSWLWKLANVTQSPYSYLWTNTSTAPELVAGPSRRTMYVTALYFTMTCMTSVGFGNVAAETDNEKIFTICMMIIAALLYATIFGHVTTIIQQMTSATAKYHDMLNNVREFMKLHEVPKALSERVMDYVVSTWAMTKGLDTDKVLNYCPKDMKADICVHLNRKVFNEHPAFRLASDGCLRALAMHFTMSHSAPGDLLYHTGESIDSLCFIVTGSLEVIQDDEVVAILGKGDVFGDSFWTNPSVGQSAANVRALTYCDLHTIKRDRLLEVLDFYQAFANSFARNLVLTYNLSHRLIFRKVADVRREKELAERRKNEPQLDQAQDHLVRKIFSRFKTDGDAQIGATRAANGRSQQDSDEELTVNVLPPWPSFRFRRERHTADVEKGDSKDGKDGKEGESSHTRKLSAAEETTAVKTRPGKWGRLLGSSSLDSGSEAGTGVDTFKRSLSARDARPGSSAGGNKVFPKFGKLSGTIEETADSESGKDAQQQQQQQQQQQQTVADSKQLQLRRLESYDDGLITSQPSHDREILAAVLEVKVDLKLEVQRVNQRLAKIEDMMQTLMSRLPVCNSQQQKSSNSGGGGSNQSGQGSSGSQQGSQATQTPEQKVSLATTSTSTTCTESYREQGTTTERTSKSQEHHHHHHHHHQSQQQSDRLKESDYKSSPRDVSKELLERLAQASTSRGDDSTPLGPLILRKRRSKSRNKGAAPLAPLATQPISPSEATETTQMLECTDDREQSTATTDRSDRPDRKRPPPRTREYL; encoded by the exons CTGACAGCAGTTTTCTCCTGGCGAACGCTCAGATCGTCGACTTCCCTATTGTCTATTGCAACGAAAGCTTTTGCAAAATCTCTGGCTATAATCGTGCCGAG GTTATGCAAAAGTCCTGCCGCTGCGGATTCATGTACGGGGAGTTGACGGACAAAGAGACGATCGCCAGGATCGAGGAATGCCTCGAGGGCCAGATTCACGATCAATTCGAGATCCTGCTGTACAAGAAGAACA AAACACCGCTATGGCTGCTTCTGCAAATAGCGCCAATAAAAAACGAACGGGACCTGGTGGTCCTGTTCCTGTTGACCTTCCGGGACATCACTGCCCTGAAGCAGCCAATCGACACGGACGACAGCAAAGGTGGCCTCTCGAAGTTCGCCAAACTAGCCAGATCGGTCACCAGGTCCAGATCCGTTCTTGTCTCACAGTTCAGCTCACATCTGCCCGCCCTGAAGGACTCCGCGTTACCAACCACCACCAAACAATCGCACTTAGCTCAT ATGATGTCGTTAAGCGGCGACGTGATGCCGCAGTACAGACAGGAGGCGCCGAAGACTCCGCCACACATTTTGTTACATTACTGCGCGTTCAAGGCAATCTGGGACTGGATCATTTTGTGTTTGACCTTTTACACGGCCATCATGGTGCCCTACAACGTTGCGTTCAAAAACAAGACCAGCGAGGATGTGTCCCTGTTGGTCGTCGACAGCATCGTCGACGTCATATTCTTCATCGACATTGTCCTCAACTTTCATACGACGTTCGTTGGTCCGGGTGGCGAGGTGGTGTCTGACCCAAAG GTGATCAGAATGAACTACCTGAAATCATGGTTCATCATCGACCTCCTAAGTTGCCTTCCATACGACGTGTTCAACGCGTTCGACCACGACGAGGACGGCATAGGTAGTTTGTTCTCGGCGTTGAAGGTGGTGCGTCTGCTTCGTCTGGGTCGGGTAGTTCGCAAACTAGACCGGTATCTGGAGTATGGAGCCGCGATGCTCATTCTTCTGCTCTGTTTCTACATGTTGGTTGCTCACTGGCTGGCCTGTGTCTG GTACTCGATAGGAAGGTCGGACGCCGACAACGGGGTTCAATATTCATGGCTGTGGAAGCTGGCGAACGTCACACAGTCACCCTACAGCTATTTGTGGACTAATACCAGTACTGCGCCGGAGTTGGTCGCAGGACCGTCCAGGAGGACTATGTACGTCACCGCCTTGTACTTCACGATGACCTGCATGACCTCCGTTGGCTTCGGCAACGTCGCCGCGGAAACCGACAACGAGAAAATATTCACCATCTGCATGATGATCATCGCTG CTCTACTGTACGCCACGATCTTCGGTCACGTCACCACAATAATTCAGCAAATGACATCCGCCACCGCCAAGTATCACGACATGCTGAACAACGTGAGAGAATTCATGAAGTTGCACGAGGTGCCGAAAGCCCTAAGCGAGCGAGTGATGGACTACGTGGTGAGCACCTGGGCGATGACCAAGGGCCTAGACACCGACAAGGTACTCAATTACTGCCCGAAAGACATGAAAGCGGACATCTGTGTTCACTTAAACAGGAAAGTCTTCAACGAACACCCAGCGTTCAG GTTGGCCTCCGACGGTTGCCTGCGGGCACTGGCGATGCACTTTACAATGTCGCACAGTGCGCCCGGCGATTTGCTTTATCATACAGGCGAGTCGATCGACTCGTTGTGCTTCATCGTGACTGGGAGTCTCGAGGTGATACAAGACGACGAGGTTGTGGCTATCCTTGGCAAGGGAGACGTGTTCGGAGACAGCTTCTGGACGAATCCGTCCGTGGGACAAAGCGCGGCCAACGTGCGAGCTCTGACCTACTGCGACCTTCACACTATCAAGAGGGACCGACTGTTGGAAGTGTTGGATTTTTATCAAGCTTTCGCAAACTCCTTCGCCAGGAACCTCGTTTTGACCTACAACCTGAGTCACCGG cTGATATTTCGAAAAGTGGCCGACGTTCGCCGGGAGAAAGAGTTGGCCGAGAGAAGGAAAAACGAGCCTCAATTGGATCAAGCACAGGATCATCTGGTGCGAAAAATCTTCTCGAG GTTCAAGACCGACGGGGATGCCCAGATTGGCGCGACTAGGGCCGCGAACGGACGATCCCAACAGGATTCCGACGAGGAGCTCACCGTGAACGTCCTGCCGCCCTGGCCCAGTTTTAG GTTCCGCAGGGAGAGGCACACCGCCGACGTGGAGAAAGGGGACAGCAAAGACGGGAAGGACGGCAAAGAGGGAGAATCGTCGCACACTAGAAAACTCTCCGCAGCGGAGGAGACCACTGCCGTGAAAACGCGACCTGGAAAATGGGGACGACTGCTAG GGAGCTCGAGTCTGGACTCCGGAAGCGAAGCAGGGACCGGTGTGGACACCTTCAAGCGTTCGCTCAGCGCCAGGGACGCCCGTCCCGGTTCGAGCGCCGGTGGTAACAAGGTGTTCCCAAAGTTCGGCAAGCTCAGCGGCACCATCGAGGAGACAGCGGACTCAGAAAGCGGTAAAGACgctcagcagcagcagcagcaacagcaacagcagcagcagacCGTGGCAGACTCGAAACAGCTGCAGCTCCGTCGTCTGGAGAGCTACGACGACGGTCTGATCACCTCGCAGCCCAGCCACGACCGCGAGATCCTCGCCGCGGTGCTGGAGGTGAAGGTCGATCTAAAGCTGGAGGTGCAACGGGTGAACCAGCGGCTGGCCAAGATCGAGGACATGATGCAGACGCTAATGAGTCGGCTGCCGGTGTGCAACTCGCAGCAGCAGAAGAGTTCGAACAGCGGAGGCGGTGGCTCGAACCAGTCCGGTCAGGGTTCGTCCGGTTCTCAGCAGGGATCTCAGGCTACGCAGACGCCGGAGCAGAAGGTGTCGCTTGCGACCACGTCCACCTCGACCACGTGCACGGAGAGCTATAGGGAGCAGGGCACGACCACCGAGCGAACCTCCAAGTCTCAGGAACACCATCATcatcaccatcatcatcatcagtCGCAGCAACAGTCGGACAGGCTGAAGGAGTCGGATTACAAGAGCTCACCCAGAGACGTGAGCAAGGAGCTTCTAGAGAGGCTCGCGCAAGCTTCGACCTCCAGAGGGGACGACTCCACTCCGCTTGGACCCCTGATCCTCAGGAAACGCAGGAGCAAGTCGCGGAACAAGGGCGCAGCGCCGCTGGCGCCCCTCGCCACCCAGCCTATCAGCCCGTCCGAAGCGACAGAAACCACGCAGATGCTCGAGTGCACCGACGACAGGGAACAGAGCACCGCCACGACGGACAGGAGCGACAGGCCCGACAGGAAGAGGCCTCCGCCCAGGACCAGGGAGTACTTGTGA
- the eag gene encoding potassium voltage-gated channel protein ether a go-go isoform X3 — MPGGRRGLVAPQNTFLENIIRRSSSQPDSSFLLANAQIVDFPIVYCNESFCKISGYNRAEVMQKSCRCGFMYGELTDKETIARIEECLEGQIHDQFEILLYKKNSAPRGMSSTGSQKSARKTHHLNKRRHTYKDRRTIPGPRGGHNERTLFDLPPTLDFKTPLWLLLQIAPIKNERDLVVLFLLTFRDITALKQPIDTDDSKGGLSKFAKLARSVTRSRSVLVSQFSSHLPALKDSALPTTTKQSHLAHMMSLSGDVMPQYRQEAPKTPPHILLHYCAFKAIWDWIILCLTFYTAIMVPYNVAFKNKTSEDVSLLVVDSIVDVIFFIDIVLNFHTTFVGPGGEVVSDPKVIRMNYLKSWFIIDLLSCLPYDVFNAFDHDEDGIGSLFSALKVVRLLRLGRVVRKLDRYLEYGAAMLILLLCFYMLVAHWLACVWYVTLRYSIGRSDADNGVQYSWLWKLANVTQSPYSYLWTNTSTAPELVAGPSRRTMYVTALYFTMTCMTSVGFGNVAAETDNEKIFTICMMIIAALLYATIFGHVTTIIQQMTSATAKYHDMLNNVREFMKLHEVPKALSERVMDYVVSTWAMTKGLDTDKVLNYCPKDMKADICVHLNRKVFNEHPAFRLASDGCLRALAMHFTMSHSAPGDLLYHTGESIDSLCFIVTGSLEVIQDDEVVAILGKGDVFGDSFWTNPSVGQSAANVRALTYCDLHTIKRDRLLEVLDFYQAFANSFARNLVLTYNLSHRLIFRKVADVRREKELAERRKNEPQLDQAQDHLVRKIFSRFRRERHTADVEKGDSKDGKDGKEGESSHTRKLSAAEETTAVKTRPGKWGRLLGSSSLDSGSEAGTGVDTFKRSLSARDARPGSSAGGNKVFPKFGKLSGTIEETADSESGKDAQQQQQQQQQQQQTVADSKQLQLRRLESYDDGLITSQPSHDREILAAVLEVKVDLKLEVQRVNQRLAKIEDMMQTLMSRLPVCNSQQQKSSNSGGGGSNQSGQGSSGSQQGSQATQTPEQKVSLATTSTSTTCTESYREQGTTTERTSKSQEHHHHHHHHHQSQQQSDRLKESDYKSSPRDVSKELLERLAQASTSRGDDSTPLGPLILRKRRSKSRNKGAAPLAPLATQPISPSEATETTQMLECTDDREQSTATTDRSDRPDRKRPPPRTREYL, encoded by the exons CTGACAGCAGTTTTCTCCTGGCGAACGCTCAGATCGTCGACTTCCCTATTGTCTATTGCAACGAAAGCTTTTGCAAAATCTCTGGCTATAATCGTGCCGAG GTTATGCAAAAGTCCTGCCGCTGCGGATTCATGTACGGGGAGTTGACGGACAAAGAGACGATCGCCAGGATCGAGGAATGCCTCGAGGGCCAGATTCACGATCAATTCGAGATCCTGCTGTACAAGAAGAACA GTGCCCCACGAGGTATGTCTAGCACAGGTTCGCAAAAGAGTGCTCGAAAGACCCACCA CCTGAACAAGAGACGACACACTTACAAGGATCGTCGAACGATCCCTGGACCAAGGGGCGGCCATAATGAGAGGACACTGTTCGACCTCCCACCTACTCTTGATTTCA AAACACCGCTATGGCTGCTTCTGCAAATAGCGCCAATAAAAAACGAACGGGACCTGGTGGTCCTGTTCCTGTTGACCTTCCGGGACATCACTGCCCTGAAGCAGCCAATCGACACGGACGACAGCAAAGGTGGCCTCTCGAAGTTCGCCAAACTAGCCAGATCGGTCACCAGGTCCAGATCCGTTCTTGTCTCACAGTTCAGCTCACATCTGCCCGCCCTGAAGGACTCCGCGTTACCAACCACCACCAAACAATCGCACTTAGCTCAT ATGATGTCGTTAAGCGGCGACGTGATGCCGCAGTACAGACAGGAGGCGCCGAAGACTCCGCCACACATTTTGTTACATTACTGCGCGTTCAAGGCAATCTGGGACTGGATCATTTTGTGTTTGACCTTTTACACGGCCATCATGGTGCCCTACAACGTTGCGTTCAAAAACAAGACCAGCGAGGATGTGTCCCTGTTGGTCGTCGACAGCATCGTCGACGTCATATTCTTCATCGACATTGTCCTCAACTTTCATACGACGTTCGTTGGTCCGGGTGGCGAGGTGGTGTCTGACCCAAAG GTGATCAGAATGAACTACCTGAAATCATGGTTCATCATCGACCTCCTAAGTTGCCTTCCATACGACGTGTTCAACGCGTTCGACCACGACGAGGACGGCATAGGTAGTTTGTTCTCGGCGTTGAAGGTGGTGCGTCTGCTTCGTCTGGGTCGGGTAGTTCGCAAACTAGACCGGTATCTGGAGTATGGAGCCGCGATGCTCATTCTTCTGCTCTGTTTCTACATGTTGGTTGCTCACTGGCTGGCCTGTGTCTGGTACGTCACTTTAAG GTACTCGATAGGAAGGTCGGACGCCGACAACGGGGTTCAATATTCATGGCTGTGGAAGCTGGCGAACGTCACACAGTCACCCTACAGCTATTTGTGGACTAATACCAGTACTGCGCCGGAGTTGGTCGCAGGACCGTCCAGGAGGACTATGTACGTCACCGCCTTGTACTTCACGATGACCTGCATGACCTCCGTTGGCTTCGGCAACGTCGCCGCGGAAACCGACAACGAGAAAATATTCACCATCTGCATGATGATCATCGCTG CTCTACTGTACGCCACGATCTTCGGTCACGTCACCACAATAATTCAGCAAATGACATCCGCCACCGCCAAGTATCACGACATGCTGAACAACGTGAGAGAATTCATGAAGTTGCACGAGGTGCCGAAAGCCCTAAGCGAGCGAGTGATGGACTACGTGGTGAGCACCTGGGCGATGACCAAGGGCCTAGACACCGACAAGGTACTCAATTACTGCCCGAAAGACATGAAAGCGGACATCTGTGTTCACTTAAACAGGAAAGTCTTCAACGAACACCCAGCGTTCAG GTTGGCCTCCGACGGTTGCCTGCGGGCACTGGCGATGCACTTTACAATGTCGCACAGTGCGCCCGGCGATTTGCTTTATCATACAGGCGAGTCGATCGACTCGTTGTGCTTCATCGTGACTGGGAGTCTCGAGGTGATACAAGACGACGAGGTTGTGGCTATCCTTGGCAAGGGAGACGTGTTCGGAGACAGCTTCTGGACGAATCCGTCCGTGGGACAAAGCGCGGCCAACGTGCGAGCTCTGACCTACTGCGACCTTCACACTATCAAGAGGGACCGACTGTTGGAAGTGTTGGATTTTTATCAAGCTTTCGCAAACTCCTTCGCCAGGAACCTCGTTTTGACCTACAACCTGAGTCACCGG cTGATATTTCGAAAAGTGGCCGACGTTCGCCGGGAGAAAGAGTTGGCCGAGAGAAGGAAAAACGAGCCTCAATTGGATCAAGCACAGGATCATCTGGTGCGAAAAATCTTCTCGAG GTTCCGCAGGGAGAGGCACACCGCCGACGTGGAGAAAGGGGACAGCAAAGACGGGAAGGACGGCAAAGAGGGAGAATCGTCGCACACTAGAAAACTCTCCGCAGCGGAGGAGACCACTGCCGTGAAAACGCGACCTGGAAAATGGGGACGACTGCTAG GGAGCTCGAGTCTGGACTCCGGAAGCGAAGCAGGGACCGGTGTGGACACCTTCAAGCGTTCGCTCAGCGCCAGGGACGCCCGTCCCGGTTCGAGCGCCGGTGGTAACAAGGTGTTCCCAAAGTTCGGCAAGCTCAGCGGCACCATCGAGGAGACAGCGGACTCAGAAAGCGGTAAAGACgctcagcagcagcagcagcaacagcaacagcagcagcagacCGTGGCAGACTCGAAACAGCTGCAGCTCCGTCGTCTGGAGAGCTACGACGACGGTCTGATCACCTCGCAGCCCAGCCACGACCGCGAGATCCTCGCCGCGGTGCTGGAGGTGAAGGTCGATCTAAAGCTGGAGGTGCAACGGGTGAACCAGCGGCTGGCCAAGATCGAGGACATGATGCAGACGCTAATGAGTCGGCTGCCGGTGTGCAACTCGCAGCAGCAGAAGAGTTCGAACAGCGGAGGCGGTGGCTCGAACCAGTCCGGTCAGGGTTCGTCCGGTTCTCAGCAGGGATCTCAGGCTACGCAGACGCCGGAGCAGAAGGTGTCGCTTGCGACCACGTCCACCTCGACCACGTGCACGGAGAGCTATAGGGAGCAGGGCACGACCACCGAGCGAACCTCCAAGTCTCAGGAACACCATCATcatcaccatcatcatcatcagtCGCAGCAACAGTCGGACAGGCTGAAGGAGTCGGATTACAAGAGCTCACCCAGAGACGTGAGCAAGGAGCTTCTAGAGAGGCTCGCGCAAGCTTCGACCTCCAGAGGGGACGACTCCACTCCGCTTGGACCCCTGATCCTCAGGAAACGCAGGAGCAAGTCGCGGAACAAGGGCGCAGCGCCGCTGGCGCCCCTCGCCACCCAGCCTATCAGCCCGTCCGAAGCGACAGAAACCACGCAGATGCTCGAGTGCACCGACGACAGGGAACAGAGCACCGCCACGACGGACAGGAGCGACAGGCCCGACAGGAAGAGGCCTCCGCCCAGGACCAGGGAGTACTTGTGA